The Juglans regia cultivar Chandler chromosome 1, Walnut 2.0, whole genome shotgun sequence nucleotide sequence acttttatctaaatccatctcattttatctcactatctaaatgagaTTCTAATATTTTAACACGTGTTATTTTGTTGGACCACATGTGAAAAATCTCCCTAAACTCGAGGTAGGTCTTCAACAGTACTTTGGTTGTGCACCAAATAAGAGGTCATTCCCTTGATGTGCATCCCCCTTGATCTGCAATATTAATAAGAGTTTAGATAATGTGAAAagtttagattattttatattttatttgaaaatttaaaatattatattttaatattattattgtgttgagatttgaaaaaattaaattgagattcgaaaaaattaaattatttattatattttatatgaggatttgaaaaatgtataatgatgagatgagaattttgcgtctcatcccacctccaaacttgcaatattttggaatataaatggcacgatatattattaaaattatgtgTCATATTGTTACAATTAGTCACAtgaacattaaattttaatgacACGATATCTTAATACCATGCGACGTTGatacttttaaaattactttatatTACTCATATTCAACACATGGAAACAATTATTGTTGTGATAAATGCTGGCAGCAGCATGCATGCCTAACTTTATTTGTTAtgtttattacttttatagaagAAACTTGGGGAGTTCAATTGAATTTACACTTAAAAAACACTAATCACATGCTGACCCTTGCATTCACTCAAACTCTTAGCTGCGAATctgtatttaattaatcaacCGCAAAATTGACTTTAATGGGCGGCTTAGATGAGTTAAACAACAAAATGCCAATaagaacttcttttttttttttttttttaaatctctgttcatatgaattaaaattaaaagttgaataaaatattgttagaatatatatattttaatattatttttattttgatatttgaaaaagttgaattgtttattttattttatgtgaaaattttaaaaaattgtaatgattagatgagatgagatgagatgagttgtgaaaataaacgaggcagATCTTCATATGATCCAATTGATCACAAGATAAAAAAGCAACTTCACCTATCTATTTTGATCAAAAAGGCATTATTGCGCATTGACATGCAAAGGATTAGGGGAATAAAAAGCTTTTAAGtactaaataaaacaagaaattaaaagagaaagtgGTAGACAATTAATTTATAGCACCCTTTTTTGTCAGCATACCAAAGTAATGACTTTGGATATTGATCctaaaataaattcaacaaaaaagtGCAATTATAGATGTTGGAATATTGGAACTCCACCTCAGGAAGCTCCACCATTTTATCAATAGAAAAAAGTGCAAGCTGAGAGGGGACCAATTCAATTTTAATTCTGCTGGTTTTACTTTAGATACCCATCCATGCTGGGGCCAGGCCAGGGAACATAGCTACTGTTGCTATATGTCTGTACTATCACAAACTTTCACAACTAGGTTGGCGGCCCAACCTCCTGCTGCTGTTCATGCTTCATATGAATGAATCCTACTTCAACAGCAATCACAAAGGCGCCATTTACAACATCAACTGGAATGGTTACTTTGCTTAGCTTGATTGTGACAAACACCAACCATCAAATATGTAATGAATCTTTTTTCCAGAGTAACATGATTCTGGTAAGTTGGAAGAAACTGATGAATGCAACTTTGGAATATAATCATATGAATGCAAGTGATTAGCTCTAAAGAGACTGATATTTCATAAATGGTACCAAACTTGTGAGTTTCAAACTTTTGGATTGAGTTATGTTGAACATATTTGATCTATGCCTCCTTTGAGAATCTTCATGTGATTAAGATTTTGAATTAGTATTGATTTCCATAGGATATCTCACTAAGAGGATCATGTACACCATACAAAGCAAGAGTCGTGTTACACAAAAACTCCGCACTCTACACACCacaacatgtgattttatttttttattctcatatttcatgaagagtcatgctacaCAAAAGCTTCACATTCTGTACaccatttaaaaacatatgattttattcttttatcatcatatttcataagtatgtattcataaaatatgatgataaaatagtaaaatcacatatttttaagtggtgtgtagGAGTGTGTGACTTATGcctagaatttttctttcatgaaatataaaagtaaaagagtaaaatcatatatttttacgTGATGTGCAGGAATGTAAAgcttatgtctagaatttttctacAAACAAACCAGCAAAACCGATAGATTTGAAAGTTTTGGATCAAAGTAATTGCTTGAATTGTAAAATTCTATACCCATATTTCCTTTGctcaggaaaaggaaaaagaaaaaagaaaaacgacTTACTGAAATGACTACCCTAGCATGAGACTTTCCTCCTTGGACGCAACATGTACAGAAAAATACACTAATAACAAAATACAAACTGCATGCCACCCAAGATGCACTCACACCTGTTGCATAGCTGTCTTCCTCTtgtaaacccaaaaaaaaaaaaaaactaccataGAGTAAAAAGCCATGGAATCTAATTccacatacatataaattcCAAAACTTTGACTATAATAATCTTATTAGAATTACAACTTACagaggtgagagagagagatccttCATCCTTCATCCATTCATGcatcaaattcaaatctttCGAGGGCCAAATCAATGGTCCAACAATTACAGTTGACTTCACATCAAGAACAAGGACTTTTTACAGCCATTCATTCTAGGCCGAGCTACAATGGAAGACCTTTAACCCACACTTGGGCGAAATCGCCTTCAATAGCAGCCTTGCCGTGTCCTCTTGCTTCACAACAGCTCCTTCCTTCTCCACCAACACCGCCGCGACAATCTTGTCATAGCCACCACCGTCCCCGCCGGTAACGTACGCTACGATTGCCGCCTGCACCGGCCCCAAGCTCGGATTATACGCGGCCGATTCCGTGTAAGACCCTTTATATACCTTCCCTTCGCCGTCCATAAGCGCTACGCCGGATGGGCATCTACTGTACGGCGCATGCGACTTATTCGCGGCCTCCAAAGCCGCATATCGTAATTCCTCATATCCATCGCTAAAACCATTGCAGGATGGAAACTGGGTTTCGCTTAGAAACGTTAACCCGTTGTGGTGTGGCTCTAAGAGCAATGGTACATCTTTGGCCAGCAGGTCATCGGGGCCAAACCGGTGGGAGAGAAAGCTGGATAACGGTTGGAATTGGTCTGATTCCGATTTGGGTTCGGAGGTGATGAGGAGGTTGATGTTCGGGGCGTTACGGATCTCTTGGAGGAACTGGCGGCAGTGACCGCAAGGGGCGGAGGATACAGCGAGGTAGCGGAGGTGGGGTTCGGCATTGATGGAGAGATTGGTGAGGAGGAACTGCTCGGCGTGGACGGAGTGGTGGAGGGGGAGGTTGGGGAACTCAAGGTTGACGCCGAGGAAGACTCGGCCGGAGGAGCCTAAACCGACAGCACCGACGTGGTAGTGGGAGATGGGCGGGCGGGCGAGGCGCTTGGCGGAGTTGACAAGGGAGGGTAGGAACTGGAGAACGGAGAGGTTGGATTCTTCTGCCATGGATTCAACTTCCGAGGCTGGTATTACGAATCTGGGTCGGTCCATTTTCGAGATAGGAAACGAGAAATGGAGGTTTTGGGAGATTGGTGGGGGGATGAGAAGAGGGAGGCAGATGGCCAAGATGGGATTTAGAGGGGAAGAGAGGAGTTCCTGAAAGCGAGGAGAGGGGAGGAGAGCGGGGGGAAGAACGATGGGTGCTTCGGAGAATGATTTATAGAGGTGCCTTGAGTGCAGGAAGAGATAAAATTGGCCAAGTATCATTGAAGGAggtttaatatttgaaaaaaaatatatatatatatatatatttgttataatttttttttttaaatatttgttatcaTTGAAGGAAgagataatatttctttttcctataaaaaaaaatatttggaaaaaatatcccttataatttttaacatttacATTCTTAGTATATTAGGTTGATTGTAATATTATTACATGAATTTTTACgtgtatataaaagaaaatcataattttcaacttttaatacattgtagtttaattttaaaaaattataattttatggatcTAGATTGCCACGTGGCATTAATTTGTCCCTTATTAGAACTGATTTGGTTACATAAAACTAAactatatctcatctcatataatcattacaattttcttaaactcttatataaaatataataaataatttaatattttaaattttaaattttaaattttaaaataaaaataatattataataatattttatttatttaatttgaactGCATAATCAAACGAAACTTAGTCATATAATATTGACGTGAGATATTGATGTCACGTGacactaaataaaaatttagtatacattatctctttaattttttaacgatAGATTAATGGTGGTATctaattacaattttctcaaaactcaaatatcaatgtcgtgagaattaaaatttatagtCTCGATTTGtaataatttgaaaatctaTATACCAATTTTGCAATTAATCGTAATATATTAGAAATGTAGATCATtggcataaaaaatatttattattttgtatttttttttactataatgGATCACGCAATAAATAATGAGTTTATACATCAAATTGTAAGTTgcaaacttcataaaaaaaaattatagagatttatatattttctcattattaaatcttttaattattaaaggCACATTACACGTTGCATAATCATCGAATCCTGActattaatatgtattaaaataGATAACGTGACACAACGTTGATTATCATATCTTAATAAAGGATGCTAAGAGTCGATTTTTATAAGTAGAAGTACTAATGTGTTAATAAGAAAGATCTTTAATGCTTAAAAGGGTTATTTGTtgtaaatcataaaattaaaattgttatgataaataaataaaataaatttaaaatattcattattttaattataaatatatcaaattaataaataatttctaaaaaattgttatgataaataaataaaataaatttaaaatatttattattttaattataaatatatcaaattaataaataatttttatttaaatatcttTACACTAcgcatttcatttatttatttttttccctcaatttAACAGCTTACTTGTTTCATAAGTTATGTGGAGCTTTTATAAAGCCTACAGCCTCGTCAGCTTCAAAAGGACAATATAAATTAGAgacatttgttttcttttttaaagatcTTGACTTTTTTATATTCCATGGAACTGAAGTGTAGTAGATGTAGGGGATGAACTGCTCACCGATGCTAAATGTCCCATGTGCTAGGAATAGAATAAAGAGAGCTTGGGATAATTGAAGAATTTAAAGGGGCCACGTGATAAGACTTACttatattaagaataaatttatcaCTAAACACGTTTATTACTACACAAAATACATCTTTCATATCAACTTACCTgataaaaatttgatattttaacatgttttttataaatgaaatgagtttCACGGAAAGTAGagcattacatatttttttttataaaaaacaaggGTAGGAGGGAACGGCAAGAGTGACTTTCTTATTTGAGCATGACTATAGTAGCACCCTATCTGCTGGGGATCGGGTAAGAGGGGTCTAGACAATAAGAAACCGCAGACGTTCGTTCCCTCATGTCAGATTTGAGCCATAATTTAGATTCCAACCTTACTATAAAAGTCCAATGAATCCCTTCAACCCCTAGTACCATCAATTTAAGGTGAATCCATATTCGAATTCGAACTCCACATCGGGTATTTATCAACCACTTGAGAGTAACTCAAAGACTATTAAGCCACTACCCGTGGTAGTTAGTGGTGGGATGTTATATACTAgacttgtaaataaattaataagagtcctcaaacaaaatctaaaattttatttgaaggttgAGAGATAGAGATAAAAGCTTAATAATATCTTCCACTGGTTCTAGAATATCTTATGCCACATTATGGTGTTTATCACATTAAGACAAAAAAGGTTAAGTTGAGTGAAAGCATAAACTTCTCAATGAAAAGAATATCGAAAGCTGATTGATTGAGAAATAGCAGAAAAGTTGCTCAATatggaaattaaaataatttggtaATATATTGGAAAAAGGGATTCATCAAACTTTTGTCCTTTGCCTTTGCATGAAAGAGTCAGCTTTCATGTCAGATGCAACCAAACAAAAGTATATCAAACTCTTTATCTATGATATTCTTTCACCATCACCGTGGAGTACTTTAGCTTTCTATCATGGTTTAATTCATTTCCCAATCAAAACCGaatttttcccaaaaattatatatatatatatatatctatatataaactttGGAAATAATCATTGCTTGTATCATTTTTTACGAGAATTACTACATAcacaaagtaattttataaaaataaacttacaaaatgacgtgattttatatgattcgttagatctacttcacgataaaaataattttacaatttaacgtattacATCAAGTTATGTCActttgtaggtttatttttgtataatctcctAATGTCtagaatatttctcttttttgactgtttttactttctttatgtattttttttttaaaggatttaGAACTTTTTACAGTTTAGTAaagcaacaataataatatttttaggcATACATGGGCAATTAGTGTTGTAGTAGGTCTCTTTCTGTGGCAGGTTTAGCATGCCTTTCATATGATccagaaatgaaaaagaaaagctcaATCTCCCTCATGCAACCTAACCCAGAGTACATATGCTTGTGCCAGCTACCCATGGAATTGGAATTTTCTATATAGTTGCTGCAAGCTTGCAAGCATTTATTCCTTTTCATTATTCAGATAAAAATGTTTCTTTCATACACTTTCTTATCATCAGAGCTACCTATTTGGCTATTTCTTTGTCTCTTTGATATGATACTACCTTGTCTACCTAACTGTTTCATTGTGGCCCCTACTTTACctacccatctctctctctctctctctctctctatatatatatatataaatctattaCAACTAGGTTAGTTTAGTTGTATTTTGTTGGTTATGCACAGCATTTATATTAAGGAGAATGAAAAGTTCTATTTTTAAGTCTctagtaaattttttatatagtataatttgactttgaatataaattttaaaatttgaatcttgcaaatcaaatcttataatttaagtgATCTGTATGGTGTATTCCACATATCGGCTCGAAAATAGAATAACTCcgaaaagaaatgttaaattcaacttcttacatatatatatatatatatatatatatacattttgtaaaaaagtttataaagcTTGATTTATCAGATATACTTTATTATAACTTAACTCTATTGGTCTtatgtatgtttttcaaaagGGAAAATCTAGaggcatatttttttatataccataTAGCTTTACAAATTAAGATAACAATCCCACGTGGCATAAGCATTGATGTCAATCTAGTGACTGACGTGGCCAACCAATGTGTAATGCGTGCCACATTGgactctaaaaaataaaaattaaagatagcTGAACATTTATTGGGTGGTTAGGAGTTGGGACCCCACCTTAGTGGGTGGCCCAAAACAACCCATTTGCGTGGGGCTTGTGGGGTGCCCAAAGGCCAAAGCCACCCCTTAAATGGATGCAGAGGGTTAGTTTTGGAGTCAGCACCTTGTGAGGTGGCCAAATCCCAAACCACCTTGTAAGGATAACTTGCCACTTCATGGGTGGCTAGAGCAGACCCTCCATGAGAATGACTTGATCCTAATCTTGGGATAATTGGTCTTCACTCAAAGGGGACTGTTGGCCACCGAAAGGGGTGGCTGAGATCCTCCTTACAACAAACATCTACAAATGGGCTTGTTTAgaaacacaattattttcatatattctcGTATCATTTCacaaattattcattactattttacaatctattttattactatttacagatcatctgagatactaatagtcactttcttaactgttaaaaaaaattaaaatgtatgaatAGACACATTTGAGAGTCGTACTAGCATTTATCGTATTATGTTTTGGACATAATACGATAACCACTTTTGCCACTTAGAGTGTTCCCACATCACCTTCCCTAACCTCATCTTCGACATGCAGTCTCTTTTGCCtcctattattttcttttacatttgtTGAAAAAACAGAGAAACTGATGAGCAAAGTTAGTTAGCAAATTGAATATGAAATAATGAATGATTTCAGATTGAAATGGTCAGATTGGAGTAGCGTGCACCAAAGCAGAAGCTAGCAATCCCTTTGCGTGTGTCAAGGAAAAACCTTTGGATGCCCCAATTACTCAAAAGTTTTGAATGTAAAGCTCTTTCAATATGACCATCTCAATTGACTCCTGTTTAATTTTTCAGAGTTTTTGCCGTGCAAGGAGTTTCTGATTCAACTCTTGAAAATCAACCGGGACTTCCAagtcttatttatttaatttttttttagtaatttatttatttagttttgacattttcattataatttatggtGGTCACATCACTACCACACCATGCAagaaatcaaatacaaaaatacttGCATTTGGGGAGGGGAAATTGTCTAGTTACTTGCTACCGTCACCGATAAAAGGTATCGATAGTTTAGACTAATCaccgtaatttttttttttttacatattttttaaatatttttaaatatttttttaaatatatataaatttattaataattatttttttaattattaaaaaaatataatggatCAACTTTATCGATCATGTATATAGTCTAAGTAGCATTTTCACTTCAATTATACTACTGATAAGTCTTTTCAGATATAGCACCAATCACGCGATATTATCCACGCACTACCGTGAGTAGTCCTTCTAATTGGAAAACTAATAGCGAAGTAAATAATCAATTGATGACCTGATTTTGTTTaggaaatgagataaaatgagatgtgatgattttagataaaaattaaaagttaaatgaaatattattagaatattattttttaatattattattactttaaaattttaaaaaattaaattatttattatattttatataaaaatttgataaaattataatgatgaaatgaaatgaaatgaaacgtTTTCGTTATCCAAATGGGACAAACtctagactatatatatatataatatatatagatatagtgcCAATTCAGTAATTTGCATTCTATTTACTTGTCTCGACTATTTGAGTCCTTTCTCATCCTTAATGATGTTTCCCAATATGTTTTGACCGACCTCTTAAAGATATGAAGAACTTGGAATGGCCAGAAAATTCCCCCCAGTGGAGACTTTAGCGCTTTGATGGGCTCTATAAACTTCATCTTCtcattccttaatttttttttccagttctaTCATTTTcagtttatttaaaataaaaaaccatattttccctttttcataCATAATCACTACACAAAGGGGAACTAAAATTGGGATATTTTTAATTCTTCGATGTAGGCTGGCCTGGTAATGGAATGATATCCTGCAATTccttttttctgaaaaattcatatatatgatactgagttattttattttcaaatcagttTGAGGAGCGCACCATCCATATTATTTACTAGATATACTCTACACACCGACTTgataatagatttttttgtaGCATACATACGAACTTgaa carries:
- the LOC109009343 gene encoding uncharacterized protein LOC109009343, with the protein product MPSRTFIGVGQKFMERLFFGKLDRPSSLHLQEILSMIEIPIHAGARPGNIATVAICLYYHKLSQLGWRPNLLLLFMLHMNESYFNSNHKGAIYNINWNGYFA
- the LOC109009754 gene encoding cytidine deaminase 1-like; protein product: MDRPRFVIPASEVESMAEESNLSVLQFLPSLVNSAKRLARPPISHYHVGAVGLGSSGRVFLGVNLEFPNLPLHHSVHAEQFLLTNLSINAEPHLRYLAVSSAPCGHCRQFLQEIRNAPNINLLITSEPKSESDQFQPLSSFLSHRFGPDDLLAKDVPLLLEPHHNGLTFLSETQFPSCNGFSDGYEELRYAALEAANKSHAPYSRCPSGVALMDGEGKVYKGSYTESAAYNPSLGPVQAAIVAYVTGGDGGGYDKIVAAVLVEKEGAVVKQEDTARLLLKAISPKCGLKVFHCSSA